ggcggcggccgccgcggcagctGCGCCCGCGGCTCCCCCGTCGGCGGCCCCTGCTGCGGCGTCAGCAGCTGCGGGCGCAAGGCCCACCAGGACAGCAGTAGCCGTGGCAGAGGTCCCAGCCGCGACGGATCCGCGTGCCACGGCCGGAGTAGAGGACCcggtggcggcggatccgggccccacggccggagcaGAGGCCCCAGCAGCGGCGGATCCGGGCCCGACGACCGGAGCAGgggtcccggcggcggcggatcgaggCCAGGCGGCGGATCCGGGCCGCATGGCCGGAACAGAGGGCCAAGCGGCGGGCCAAGCGGCTACGGGCCACACGGCcggcgcaggggaggaggagggaggggagggaaggaagagagagaaggggaggggagaggaggaggggacAGCGGCCAgccatggctgccggcggcggcggcgggctgggtAGGAGAGGGAAGAGGAAAAGAGGAGACCTAACCCTAGCTATTGATACCATAATGGAGAGAATAATTTCTGTATTcttccaaccctagaagggtgggtatatataatgtctacacatgggcctctagatgtgcctcttacacatgggctcaatatactccaacaacgACGCCACACCACCACACCCTAGGAAAGGAACGCTGTTCCACGCCAAAACTGACGCAGCCCGCTGCAAGCTTGAGTAGAGACCCACAGCCCCTCCACCATAGCGCCGTCAACCTCGAGCCACACACCCATAGTCGTCGATCACCCGGCCACCACTGCTAAGCAAAGCCAAATCTTGACCCTCAAGACACCTCAGCACCTCAAACTcgtgggggcctcgccacatccACCTCCTCGCAACACAGAAGCAACCACTTTGAAGCGACGCACCGTAGCTGGACACTGCTTTGCCAAGATTCGCTAAGCCGCCATAGCTCAAAGATAACCTTGCCGCCACTAGGATCACCACCGCACCACAAACGCCGACCCACAGCCAAACAGCGACCATGAGCCCTCAGCACCTCCCAACACAGCCGCGGACGAATCACCACCACCCCCAGACCACTTCCACCCAAGGCCGTCTTCCCCCACCAATGGCAACACACCATCACAAGGCGAGACCCGGTCTCGAAACGACGCCTTCAAGAAGGATGCGACGCCAAAGACGCTGCCGACGCTTGTCCACAAGTGGACAGGGTTTTCACCTAGAAACCTTTCATGCAACAAGTGGAACGGCTCAACCTAGCACCCCCAACGGGGATAACGACGCCCGAGGGCACCGTCACCATAGCTTTCGCCCGGAGCGCACCCCAGCTTGCAGCACGAAACGGCCCGCCCAGCAGCAACGAACCGGCGGCCGAAACCAGCGACCCGGCGAGGCACCACCGGAGGAGCGACCCGGCATGCCCCGTAGCACCACCATGGTGCCACGGAGCACCACCTGGCCACCCCGGCCCCAACACCATGGCAGAGCCGAACCATCCGCCGGAGACCCGTCGTATGCCGCGTCACCGCCGCAGCACGGCCGGAGCGCGACGACCTGGCATCCCCGCCCCCGCACCACCAACCGCTGCCGTCGCGCACCAACCGCACCGCGCCGCAGCGCGTTGCCGTAGCCAGCAGATTCGGGCTCAGGGAAGCTAGATCGGCCCACCGGGGCACCGGATCTAGCGCCTCAGGCCCTTCACCGACggaaaccggcggcggcgccgcgccacTAAttcccgccgccaccaccgccggaggAAGCAGCCGCCGCACACCAGCCCCTTCCACCTCCTGGGCTCCTCGTCCGCAGCCCCGCCGTGtcgccaccacgccgccgccgccgccatggctgccgaGCTCCTCGCCACGCAGGACATCCGCACCCACCCCCGGCGAAAGCCTTGCCGCCACCTTCCTCGGGAGTACGCATGAGCTTCCGACGGctcgtctccggcggcggcaaggtggaggagggaggggagtgGGGAACGGTGGCggagcggcgctagggtttcgcCCTGGCCGCCCGCGCGGGGGGCGACCCAGGCGAAGCGTTTTCAACTACGTGCAAAGCGGCCATAGTACAGTATTTCCATGCATAGTAGTATCCGCTACAAGTTTTGGCACTTCCTATAAGTCTTGGATTCAGTAATCCAGAGATGAGATAATAAATAGTTAGCAATCCAGTACTCCATTGGTCCTTTATCCTATATATTCTTTTTTATGGGAAAGCTAACAATCTTAGCATATGCTTTGTACGCTACATCAGTAAGTTCACACATTATCATATCAAATAACTCAGTAATTCATACGCATCTACCATACACGCATTATTTGGATCCAGTTTTTTCAGTAATGCAATTACCAAAAGAAGCAGGTGTATATATAGCATGGTAGTATATGTGCAAGTCTCAAAAACACATACATTCATACACGCTCGGTAATTATTGACATCTTGTATTTTcaggcctggtgcagcggtagaccttaccgtctgtaaccggatggtcccgggttcgagccccagcctctgcacatttgtgtgggtaaggcttggggcttagaAACAACTCTTCCCCAGACCAGCACAGTGCGaaaagcctacggcactgggtacgccctttgtATTTTCAGTAATACAACCACCAAAGAACCATATGTATAGTAGTCCCAACGGCGCGATTCAGGGGCTATGGCCGGCATCCGCGAGGAATGCATGGCCGGCTTCATGGATGTGGAGGCGCACATGCCCCGGAGGACTATGCCGAGATGCTGTGTGCGGCACCTTGGATATCCACATCCAGATGAATGCCGGCGACTGGGTTTGCAAGTGCATTCCAGTCCAATGCTTGCTCCACATTCTGTTCGAAGTCTTGTTCATTCAGCGACCTCACTACTGCTTGGTTGTCAGCTATCTTGAGTGCTTCCTCTTGTTTTACCAGCTTCAAATAAGAAATCCAATTAATCCTATGAAATGGGGCATGCTGATCCAATGGAGCTAGCAATGTCGCTGACAAATTGAGGTGAGAATAGCTAGTCACTAATCCAATAGTTTCAGTAATTCATAATGTTTTAACTAAAATTACTGAAACTAGAAAAGCTGCTGAGCTCATGCAATTTTATATTCATTAACTCAACATAGTTTGAATGAGCTAATTACTGAACCATCCTAGAAGCTAGAAACTGATCTTGATGGCTAAGAACAAAACCAATTACTCAATGCTGATACTCGAAATTGAGTAGTTAGGCCAGTAGTTGGCGATGAATTTGCATTACTGGATTACTAAATATTTGTTACTGTGACTCTGGATTACTGAATTCAAGACATGCACATAAGCATTACTAGATCGAAAAAATTCTACCAATTTACTGTATGAATTTGTAAAAGAGTTACTGAGCCTGCATGTTCTGAATAACTGATCCATATATTACGGAATGGCCGAATCATAGAAATTCTATGGATTTGCAGGATGAATTAAAAAGAATACTATGTCTGCATGTCCTGAATAGTTGAATCTACATATACACAAAAATACTGAATAAAAAGGATTACCAAATTAATTAATCCAAATGAATGCACACAAAATACTGAATAACTGAATCTTTGCACTACTGAATAACTGAATGTACCTAAAATCCATGGATGCGGAGGTTCAAGCCTCTCAGCATACTCCTCGTGGCATGTGCGCTGCATCCATCTAGGGCCGTGCCGGCATAAATCGGGGCTCTGTGCGAAATTCTGAAGTGATGTCTACTAGACTAACTATTCTTATGTTTTTGGCTGCCAGAAACATATTTTCTAGATCGATTTACAAAAAATATGGCTTCAATCGATCGTTTTCTAACATAAAAGATGAAAGAACAAAATTATAATTAATCCATTAAAGACTCAAAGGATACaagtatatatgtatatcaatACAGTTggagaattaaaaaaaatatctaTTTACCTTCTTCTTAAGCCAGTCAATTGCGTGAAGAGTTGAAATTGCCGACCTATCGTTGCTGAATTCTCCGCCTGCCCTggggccgccggccggctgTTGCACCGCGTCGCCGTCGTGAACTCGCGATCATGGCCTCGGCGGTGACACGGTGTTGCCTGCCCTGCCGTCTGGCTCTGCCTCGACAGCTCGGCCCTTGGTGTCGTGGCTCGTGAAAAACAAGAACCGAAGGTACCGGATTAGAGGAAGACGGCACGACAACTAAACTCGCGGGCGGCGGGCGTCAGGACTCCTTAGTGTTGCGGGCCTTTTTGTTTTGTGCAGGATAGGGGCATGGCATGCATCTGTTTCACCATTTGCATTAGGGCCGGCCAAGTAGAAAAGATGCAAGGAGTTAATGGGCTGctagggcaaaaaaaaaaaaatggggGCCCTGTGCAGCCGCACGCCCCATGGGCCTGCATCCATCTCCACGAAGCCAGCGACCATGCTTGAATTCCCTGCATTCCTTGGAGGGAAGGGGAAATTCCACGCTTGACTCCCCATGCAGGGAAGCAGAGGGGCGCTCGAGGCCACTGCAGGCATCGCGCAAGGGGCCGAGCTGGTGGGGGCGCAATCCATCTCGTCACGCACCCTGCAgcctcgctcgccgcgccgcaatCCATTACCAGCACCGCAACCTGGCTGCTCGAGAACGCTGACGGGCCACCTCCGTGCCccacctcgcgccgccgccacagctcTGCCTCTGCTCGGGTGCGCAGGAGGGTGCGCGAGGGGGGCGCGCGAGGGAGGCGCACCGTCCTTGCCCCCGCTGCTCAGGTGCGCCGATGCCCCCCGCACGCCTCGaatccgacgccgccgccgcaggccatcgaatccgtcgtcgccgctgccgagtGGAGCAGCGTGGTCGTGAGCTGGGTTTGGGGCCGATGGGGAGGGGAGGTGCGGGGAGGGCGTGGGGTAATTGAAGTATTGAACTCGCGGGTGGGCCATGGGCCATGCGGGTCGGATCGAAGGATGGTGGGTTGGTTGGCTGGTTGGTTTGGGTTGCTGAGTGTGAATACTATTCTGCACATAAAATGTAGATTAGCACATATGTATTAAAAAAATGTGATTATATATAATAATGCATATTACACCAATCGAGATCAACAATGTATTATTCAAACATCCAGTATATTTACAAAGTTCACAAGACACATCAAATATTTGAAGAACAAATTGCATGAGAGGAAAAAAAGCACAAAGTTATTCAATATGCATAGATGTTTGTGGCAGTAAGCACAAAGGAAGGACCAACTAATCATGAGATACATATGACTATATAAGCCATTCCCAATTTTACCCCTTAGGCCCTAGAGTGGGTTCTTCCCATTCGTTTTCAATGACATGACAAATGATTCCAGTAGATAAAACGCAGCCTTGTCAGTCAACTCACACTTACTTGCCCTCTGCTTGCCCATCTTGTCTTTTGCATGATCAACTCATAAACTTCTGGCCTGCAGTAACATAGATATATATGCACTAGGATTCAGACTCTTTTAGATCGCGATGCCGTGCAATGGGTAAACATCGTTCATCACCATCAGGAAGGAAGAACCCTATGCGAAAGCACGGAATTCAGCTATTTTGCGCAGTTGCTCGGCCTCCCCAAGAATGCTGGAGCATCAGGGAACGGATCAACTTCAGGATTGCGCTGGCGAGGTATATGGTTCTGCTGAAACATGAACCAGAGACATACTGCAGCTACAATCCCAGCAGCTTGAGCCTTCTGCAGGCTgggacaaaaaaaaagtacGTTTCACCCCATATAAACCTCTAAACATAGCTCCTTTCGTGTAATTGTAGATTTGGTAAGGACTGGCCACGAGTTGCACAATTCATCGCCACAAAGACAACTGATCAGGTAAGAATGCCCCCAGCCTGTTTCATGGTTTGTCTCCTGCCACTCCTAACAGTTGTAACTTCCTCTAGTATGCATGAATCTTTAAAACTACACACTTTGTGACATGTATCAGTTTCCTGCTTTTCAGATCTGTATATATGCCCATGAATATTTCCAGAAGCAACGCCTCACCGCTAACCCGATGAAGAAACTACCTCCTCAGCTCGTCTTGTCCACGACATGAGCACCAGCAAgatgtagggaaacgggtaggctacgctagcatcactaccgcataaacccaagatacttgcgagtagaagatcatagatcgttaccactagacgcgcagcgcagcggaagaagtcgcgcgtcgatgtagaggaagtagtcgatcacgtcccacgaaccgagctcctcgtacttgatcccagcagccgatcagcgcagcagtcgcagcagcgcctccacggagtccacacgtacggggatgaaacgtcgggcgtcggtgtgctagcaccgcacgcacggcaagggcggcggccgagagagagggaggggcggcggctagggaggtggcgcggctcaagTCATcgccccccctagcccctccctcatatatagggcgtactaatgggcctatccacttagtaaccctaatccctcttggatcaatatccacttgggcctttaaaccgtattgtgatgatgggctcttgggcatatcaccaacaatctcccacttgcactagagacaatcatacatgcaagctttccaacattccaaaccccttaagtgtgtgacccgttaggttcatgtgtaggtggtcgtgatcggaaatcatttccgaatcacaagtcaatagcggcacctagcagggcatagtgactcacaaatacacataaagatcatatcggccgaaccatagatatactcatacaccgatccctttgccacacgataccagtcaagctcaaagcgagatgcgtgccacctttgtgatagctcgaccattctctcgatctaatagtggattctattcataactaacttttagtcatcatgattaactctttaatcactttggcatggccatgcactttcaaatccaactatctcgaggggcccagagatatctctcccgttatctaggaggggcaaattccatcttgatccgctcacatcccattccatgtttcatgacatacctgtaagctgcttttgtaactacccagtcacggagtagcgtttagcagccccaagatgcaccactacacacagtgagaaacaatggcgatctcaggtctaaggatccagtaggtataacactcaagaacaactgatggcacatacaaaataacaatcccaacattgtcttggagtgggtcaatccaacaccatgttcaccaacatgtgtccacatcattaatccgatatctccatatccatgatccgtgaaacatgatcatcaattaatgcatgcgctagtctcaacgtcgttgttgtcccacacaatgacataaactagggataatttagaatcatatcattttcaacaaagagtttcacgaacaagtcacatacttgataatcaatgtaaaataatcatccatggaacaaataacaattatttatcattacataaacatactcatgacacaaaatctcccacgcacactagaatcactgatgtaagtatctaatacccatagatctcatgtgcgcctcatgctttggttgtgggagaggcttcgtcaacggatcagcaacgtttgaatccgtgtgcaccttgcaaaccttcacatcacctctctcaacaaagttacggatgaggtgatactttcgcagtatatgtctggacttcttagttgttctaggctcctttgctagtgcaacggcaccactattatcacaatagaggtccactggactggacgcactaggaacaacacccaagtcagaaacaaactttctgatccaaacagcttcttttgcagcttcggaagctgcaatatactcggcctctgtcgtcgaatcagccaccgtatcttgcttggaactcttccagctcactgccccaccattgaggcagaaaacaaaaccggattgcgatttggagtcatctttgtctgtttgaaaactagcatcggtgtaaccctttacaaggagctcatcttcgcctccaaatattaggaacatatccttagttcttctcaagtacttaaggatactctttacaattgtccagtgaggttcaccgaaatctgactgatacctgctcgtaacacttagagcaaaggaaacatctgggcgcgtgcaaagcatagcatacatgatcgaccctatggctgaagcataaggaatcatactcatcctcttttgctcatcaggtgtcgtagcacactgactcttgcttagagtaatgccatgtgacattggcaagaaacctttcttggaatcttgcatattgaaccgattcaatatcttgtcaatgtacgtgtcttggctcaatccaattagcctttttgatctatctctatagatcctaatacccagaatataagccgcctctcctaaatccttcatcgaaaaattctttttcaatgaggttttaacggcttcaagcattggaatatcattttcgatcagtaatatgtcatccacatataggaccagaaacacaagtgcgctcccactagcctttttgtaaacacaaggctcatcttcattcttgatgaagccaaaccctttgactacttcatcaaaatgaatattccaactccgagatgtttgcttcaatccatagatggacctctgaagcttacatattttcccagcatttttaggatcgacaaaaccttcaggctgtgtcatatacacatcctcacttagatgtccattaagaaaagcggttttgacatccatttgccatatctcatagtcataatatgcggcaattgctaggagaatccgaacagactttaacattgcgacgggcgaaaaggtttcctcatagtcaacaccttgaatttgtcggaaacctttcgccaccaatcgtgccttatagatgtgaacatttccatccatgtctaattttttcttaaaaatccacttacagtcgacaggtcttacgctgtcaatctgatcgaccaagttccaaacttgattatcatgcatggattttaactcggattccatggcttcaagccatttgtcggagtcgggtcccagcattgcttctttgtaggtcaagggctcatcattttccatcaataatacatggcgctcctccgtaataaggaggttgagcttgtcagtagcgcgacgtgcccttatagaccttcgtggggctggtgcctcaactacgggttgtgcaacatcttgcacatcctgtggatcttcagtgggtgctgaaacagtttcgggtgtttcctgaatttcttcaagttgcaccttacTCCCACTAAAtacttttgagagaaactccttttctaagaaaacaccattgcgagcgacaaacactttgccttccgccttattgtaaaaataatatcatttggtttccctaggataccccacaaggaaacatttgtctgactttggagtgagcttatctgacatcaaacgtttgacataagcctcacatccccaaactttgagaaaagataatccgggacgctttccagtccatatctcatatggtgtcttctcaacagacttacttggaaccctattcagtgtgaacgcagcagtttcaagagcataaccccaaaatgacaatggaagatcagcttggctcatcatggacctaaccatgtccaacaaggttcggttcctccgttcggataccccattccattgaggcgttccgggcggagttagctgcggaataattccacattgcttcaaatgatcaccaaattcaaggctcaaatattctcctccacgatcagatcgcagaaatttaattgtcttgtctaattgattttgtacttcattctgaaattctttgaacttttcaaacgattcagacttgtgcctcattaagtagatatagccatatctactaaagtcatcagtgaaagtaatgaagtactgaaaaccacctctggctattgagctcattggtccacatacatcggtatgtacaaatcccaacaagtcactcgccctctcactctgaccagtgaaaggcgctttggtcatctttccaagcaaacaagactcacatgtgtcaaatgattcaaaatcaaatgagcttaacaatccatctttatggagttgttcaatgcgcttctcatttatatgacctaagcgacaatgccaaataaaagtgggattcaaatcatttggtctaagcctcttagtattaatgttacagacagatttatcctcaagatcaagaacatataatccattcaccaatggacaatgagcataaaaaataccattgcaaaagatagaacaacgtttgttctcaattacaatcttaaaatcaccaacttcttccaaacatgaagaagaaataatgttcttgctcaaagcaggaatgcaataa
This portion of the Panicum virgatum strain AP13 chromosome 2N, P.virgatum_v5, whole genome shotgun sequence genome encodes:
- the LOC120662541 gene encoding predicted GPI-anchored protein 23 yields the protein MRPGSAAWPRSAAAGTPAPVVGPGSAAAGASAPAVGPGSAATGSSTPAVARGSVAAGTSATATAVLVGLAPAAADAAAGAADGGAAGAAAAAAAAEQQAAVQQAAEVASAAQQGPLPDAASTGAGRGAAGPRAAAQVAASQATA